In Cydia pomonella isolate Wapato2018A chromosome 1, ilCydPomo1, whole genome shotgun sequence, one genomic interval encodes:
- the LOC133518573 gene encoding uncharacterized protein LOC133518573: MMLVFLAVTVAIVNGVHASNSTASDDTCDFESPGPWSALLEEWATSAGERPGRQGRIMALPPSSGYYITDRIDTPLVPPPAPRPAGSRPYEEWAATPPPPPGPGKIVNRPPNPYKDKFKPSYEYTPLQHNKPIPAYPQQPHRPNSIDRLDDPPRKQVTETDLYLLSAIEKLVYRADLMEKRLRKLEESMHVLVAAGSSHHPEPCVANFTRVGETCYHLSAAAADWKTANLACRKLRSNLLELEAESERRQLFAHLLSDNKIKALDWWTGGLNPGLLWIWSNSARPVAGGAGGNVTVVGDGRCLALIHDLATRAYVYRGQDCGLRHRYVCEKGEDKAKLSNEIEAVSKNKHTQETTLITTETPSKLSTQS, encoded by the exons ATGATGTTGGTGTTTTTGGCGGTGACCGTAGCTATCGTAAATGGCGTGCACGCGTCGAACTCTACTGCTTCCGATGACACGTGCGATTTCGAGAGCCCCGGCCCGTGGAGCGCTCTGCTCGAGGAGTGGGCCACCTCCGCCGGAGAACGCCCGGGCAGGCAAG GTAGAATAATGGCGCTTCCTCCATCGTCGGGCTACTACATAACGGACCGCATCGACACGCCGCTAgtgccgccgcccgcgccgcgtcCTGCGGGCTCCCGGCCCTACGAAGAGTGGGCTGCcacgccgccaccgccgcccgGCCCCGGGAAGATAGTCAATAGGCCCCCTAATCCCTATAAGGATAAGTTCAAACCCAGCTACGAGTAT ACACCTCTACAACATAACAAACCAATTCCGGCTTATCCACAACAACCACATCGACCAAATTCCATAGATAGGTTAGACGATCCTCCAAGAAAGCAGGTCACAGAGACCGACTTGTACTTACTCTCGGCCATCGAAAAATTGGTGTACAGAGCTGATCTAATGGAAAAGAGGTTGAGAAAATTAGAGGAGTCGATGCATGTATTGGTAGCAGCCGGTTCTAGTCATCACCCAG AACCCTGTGTGGCGAATTTCACCCGAGTTGGCGAAACATGCTACCACttgtcggcggcggcggcggactGGAAGACGGCCAACTTGGCGTGCCGCAAATTGCGCTCCAACCTGCTGGAGCTGGAGGCTGAGTCCGAACGCCGGCAGCTGTTCGCGCACTTGCTCAGCGATAACAAAATAAAAG CACTGGACTGGTGGACCGGCGGGCTCAATCCTGGCCTGCTCTGGATCTGGTCCAACTCTGCGCGGCCcgtggcgggcggcgcgggcggcaaCGTGACCGTCGTCGGCGACGGGCGCTGCCTCGCGCTCATCCACGACCTCGCGACGCGCGCCTACGTCTACAGGGGCCAGGACTGCGGACTCAGACATAGATACGTCTGCGAGAAAGGAGAGGACAAGGCTAAACTTAGTAACGAGATTGAAGCTGTTTCGAAAAACAAACATACCCAGGAAACCACTTTAATCACGACTGAAACCCCCAGCAAGCTCTCGACACAGTcctaa
- the LOC133518564 gene encoding dnaJ homolog subfamily C member 3, whose translation MMDYLVNINWNKITPCLLLLVLEIVLEFSDCATPAEVNKHLELGRDFLARGQLSDALTHYHAAVEGDPHNYLTYFKRGTVYYALGKAKFALQDFTKVLELKADFTSAQVQRANVYLKLAQYREAKEDFLQVTYADPYNSEAVAQYHKIDEYMEDFRLVEAYYRGGDHRAAAELATRLLEVSPWSAQLRQLRAESYIALNDLFSAVSDIRSVNRLQQDSTDGYYRLATLLYQLGHVSDALKEVRECLKLDPEHKKCFPFYKKIKKVDKLLLDCEELSEARDYVKCMSSAEKVLKIEDEVSLVVFEAKRWLCSCATKEEQYTEALGHCAAALAIKPDARVLCDRADAMLGLDMFDDAIHMYKEALELDEGFQRAKDGLSRAQKLQKQSEQRDYYKILGVKRTANKQEITKAYRKAAQKWHPDNYQGDEKKVAEKKFIDIAAAKEVLTDPEKRAQFDAGVDPLDPESQRGGGGPFNNPFHHFQQGGSPFQFKFHFN comes from the exons atgatggACTATTTAGTGAATATTAATTGGAACAAAATAACACCATGTCTTCTTTTATTAGTGCTAGAAATAGTGTTAGAAT TTTCAGATTGTGCGACGCCTGCAGAGGTGAACAAGCACTTGGAGCTGGGCCGGGACTTCCTGGCGCGAGGGCAGCTTTCGGACGCGCTGACGCACTATCATGCAGCAGTCG AGGGTGACCCACACAACTACCTCACATATTTCAAACGTGGTACAGTTTACTATGCTCTGGGTAAAGCAAAGTTTGCATTGCAAGACTTCACTAAG gTGTTGGAGTTGAAAGCAGACTTTACTTCAGCACAAGTGCAGCGTGCTAATGTCTACCTCAAACTAGCTCAATACAGAGAGGCTAAAGAAGACTTCTTGCAAGTT ACATACGCAGACCCATATAACAGCGAAGCAGTAGCGCAGTACCACAAGATTGACGAGTACATGGAGGACTTCAGGCTGGTGGAGGCGTACTACCGCGGCGGCGACCACCGCGCCGCGGCCGAGCTGGCCACGCGGCTACTCGAGGTGTCGCCGTGGTCCGCGCAGCTGCGCCAACTCCGCGCCGAGAGCTACATAGCCCTG AATGATCTATTCTCCGCTGTGTCGGACATTCGGTCTGTCAATCGACTGCAACAAGACTCCACGGACGGCTACTACCGGCTTGCGACTTTGTTGTACCAACTGGGTCATGTCAGTGATGCCCTAaag GAAGTCCGCGAGTGCCTTAAATTAGATCCCGAACACAAGAAGTGCTTCCCATTTTACAAGAAGATTAAGAAGGTGGACAAGCTGCTGCTGGACTGCGAGGAGCTGAGCGAGGCCCGCGACTACGTCAAGTGCATGAGCAGCGCCGAGAAAGTGCTCAAGATCGAGGACGAAGTCTCCTTAGTCGTGTTCGAGGCCAAGCGGTGGCTTTGCAGCTGCGCTACCAAG GAGGAGCAGTACACGGAGGCGCTGGGGCACTGCGCCGCGGCGCTGGCCATCAAGCCGGACGCACGCGTGCTGTGCGACCGCGCCGACGCCATGCTCGGCCTCGACATGTTCGACGACG CCATACATATGTACAAAGAAGCGCTAGAATTAGACGAAGGGTTCCAGAGGGCCAAGGATGGCCTCAGCCGCGCACAGAAACTTCAGAAACAGTCTGAACAAAGAGATTATTATAAGATTTTAGGTGTTAAGAG GACAGCAAATAAGCAGGAAATTACTAAGGCGTATCGTAAAGCTGCGCAGAAGTGGCACCCCGACAACTACCAGGGCGACGAAAAGAAGGTTGCCGAAAAGAAATTCATCGACATCGCCGCAGCCAAGGAG GTGCTGACAGACCCCGAGAAGCGCGCGCAGTTCGACGCGGGCGTGGACCCGCTGGACCCGGAgtcgcagcgcggcggcggcggccccTTCAACAACCCCTTCCACCACTTCCAGCAGGGCGGCTCTCCCTTCCAGTTTAAGTTCCACTTCAACTAA